The Geothrix oryzae DNA window CCGGGGAGTGGATCCGGCGGACCGGCCCGCGGTCCAGGCCCTTCTGGCGGGCAGCCGCGACGCGGCCTTCTACCAGAACAAGGTCCAGGCCGCGATCCACTTCGCCCACCGGGGCCTGCCCCTGGTGGCGGCCCATGCGGTGGCGCTCCAGGCGGGGGAGACGGCGCCCATGGAGGCGGTCTTCTAGACTGCTCTCCTGGCACGAAAAGGCCCCTGAGTGATCAGGGGCCTTTTTCTTTTCAGGAGGGGCGTCGAGGTCAGAACGCGACCAGGAAGGCTGCCACGAGGGTGTTGCCACCCTGCTCGCCGGTCTGGGTGCCGAAGGGCTTCAGGAAGTTCTTGCTGCGGGCGATGTAGTTGAGCTTGAAGTTGGCGACCTTGGCCTTCGCGGGGATCCAGGCGTAGGTGTAGCCCAGGGTGGCCTCGGTGAACTTGGGGGTGTAGTCCACGGGAGCCCCGTTCACCAGGAGGGGCGTCCCGGGGGCGCTCTGGGTGTAGGGGTTGTAGGCCGTGTACCACTGGTCGCCGCTGTTCATGTTCATCAGGTCGTACCGCGCCAGGAAGGTGTGGTTACCGGTGGTGTAGCCGCCGGTGAGGTAGTAGCCGGTGAACTTCTGGTCGAGGTGCTCGCGCTTCGCGGTGGGCGCACTGGCGGCCAGGGTGGCGAAGCGGCGGCCGAGCAGCCCCGTCATGTACTCGGCGGTGATGGTCCAGGTGCCGTCCTGGTAGGCGTAGAACGCGCCCAGGTTGGTGGTCTTGTCCTTGCTGTCGTAGATGGCGGCCTGGGAAGGCCACGCCCCGCCGGGGTTGGCGGCGATGGAGGCGGGAGGATTGCCCTTGTCGGGCACATCGGTGGAGCCCTGCAGGGTGTACACCCCGAATTTCTGGGCCTTGCCGAGGGCAAAGTCGAGGCGGACGACGAAGTCCTTCGCGGCATTGGCATCGTTGGCCTTGCCGGCAATGGCATCATTCATCCCGTTGAACACGGCCACCGTGGCCTTGCCGGAAAAGTCCTTGGGGTCGCCGAAGCTGGCGCCGAAGGCCACGCCGCGGTCCCGCTTGTCGCCGAAGGTGCGCCCCAGCTGGCTGCGCTCCGCGAAGAGGATTTCGGTGGAGCTGGTCAGGCCCTCATAGGTCTGGAGGTTCTTGAACTGCCCGGCCTTCACATCGATTCCGGGCGCGGGCTTCCAGGTGAGGAAGGCGTCCTGGAGGATCATGGGGTTGGTCGTCCCGGTCGAGATGGAAG harbors:
- a CDS encoding porin produces the protein MKRIPTLGLAALAALPLSAQTAKIGGDIQLWYTQMMDSNLRYNSSAPGGYYNLRSEFKENTLTVRRAEIKVSGNLLEGIDYEVMFDPSISTGTTNPMILQDAFLTWKPAPGIDVKAGQFKNLQTYEGLTSSTEILFAERSQLGRTFGDKRDRGVAFGASFGDPKDFSGKATVAVFNGMNDAIAGKANDANAAKDFVVRLDFALGKAQKFGVYTLQGSTDVPDKGNPPASIAANPGGAWPSQAAIYDSKDKTTNLGAFYAYQDGTWTITAEYMTGLLGRRFATLAASAPTAKREHLDQKFTGYYLTGGYTTGNHTFLARYDLMNMNSGDQWYTAYNPYTQSAPGTPLLVNGAPVDYTPKFTEATLGYTYAWIPAKAKVANFKLNYIARSKNFLKPFGTQTGEQGGNTLVAAFLVAF